The region TACCGGATAATCGGACTCCCTGGATAGTTCATGATTGCGTACAAGAATGGTTGAATTGCCTTTCCCCGGGAAGGCAGCCATCCCATCATGCATCGCCGGTACCGGCCGCCCGTCTGAAAGTTTTCCGCCCTCTTCAGACAAGATACGATACTGAAACCCCCTCGGCAGATTCAATACACCGCCTGGGTCTTTTACCAGCGGTCCATACCCGCCAAAGGAACCCTTTGACCTTCCCGGCGCCGCTAATGTACGATTTCCGCTCAGGGAAAGAAGGCCTGATGTTCCCAGCGCGATAGCTGCTGTGCCCATTCCACTCATCTTCAAAAATTTCCGTCTGTCCATGTTTGGCTCACCATTCATTAAAGATTCCCCCTCTTTAAATTTAGCTACCCTTTGGATGGGGTCTATTAGTAGGATATCAGTACAGTATTAATTCACTATATAAATAGTGTAAATTTAATATTAATTCGGTCAATTTTGACGATAACGGAACAAATACCATGTTAAAATAATGCTCAAGAATGATAGAAAACTATTATGGAAAGGGGAAGGTAATGTGTTATCCAGTATCGGTATACCCGGGTTAATTTTAATTATCGCACTGGTTATTTTTGGACCAAAGAAACTTCCGGAAATCGGAAAGGCTACCGGACAAACATTAAAAGAGTTTAAAAACTCCGCTGGTGATTTTGCCGGAGATGAGAAGGAGCAGGATAAAGAAAAAAATAAGAAACATATCGAACAGGACTAAAAAAGCTAAAAGAAAGGTCCTTCTTGCTCCATTGCTTTAAATAACCGCAAAAAAACTGAATAAATTAGGCCAGCGCGTCCCCGCACTGGCCTTGAAATAATTTATGCTAATTCAATTTCCTCCACGTTGCGCTCAACAACACGCGCGCCTTTGATGGATACAATGTCGCCGCCGGACGTTGAAAATGCATTCTGGTTAATGATCTCGTCCATTGCTGCTTTTACTGCAACAGGATCAACCGGCTCAATTGGCTTGTCCAGTGAGTATGTGACGGTTTTACCATCGACATTTAAAAATTTAAGTTCAAGCTTCTTCATTGTGGTTCCTCCTCCCTTTTTTATTTCGGCTTAGTTTCCGTTAATTACGCCTCCGTAATTTCGGAGTTGTCTTTACGTTC is a window of Virgibacillus ihumii DNA encoding:
- a CDS encoding twin-arginine translocase TatA/TatE family subunit, which gives rise to MLSSIGIPGLILIIALVIFGPKKLPEIGKATGQTLKEFKNSAGDFAGDEKEQDKEKNKKHIEQD
- a CDS encoding DUF2922 domain-containing protein; this translates as MKKLELKFLNVDGKTVTYSLDKPIEPVDPVAVKAAMDEIINQNAFSTSGGDIVSIKGARVVERNVEEIELA